The Longimicrobium sp. genomic interval GGAGATGGGGATGAGACCGGAGCGCGCCTGCTCGTCGACGAGCATCTGGTACGCCATCGTCTGCCCCAGCGTGGCCACCCGCCGCCCGGCGAGGTCCGACAGCCTGCGGAAGCGGTTCCGGTCGCCCGGCCGCACCGCCAGCACCTCGTGGAACTCGTAGTAGGGGATGGAGACGGAGTGCCGGGCGCGCAGCTCCGGCCGGTCCTCCACCCCGCTCATCCCCACCTCGAAGTCGCCCCGCTCCACCGACTGCTCGATCGACGCCCACGCCACCTGCACGAACACGGGCTCGCGCCCCAGCCCGCGCGCGATCATCTCCGCGATCTCCACGTCGAACCCGCGCACCTTGCTCGGGTCCGCGGGATCCGCCTCCACGAACGGCGCCCCGCCCTCCGCGTCACCGCCCCACCGGAACGGCGGCTTCGCGGCAGCGCTCGCCTGCGCCGAAGCGAGATGGGCGGACGTAGCGAAGAGCGCGGCCGCGACGAGCGCGAGCCACCACCGGGCGGAACAGCGAGATGCGGAGATGCGCAACGGCGTAGCGGAGAGAAGGCCGGCGGAGGAGTTGCGCTCGCGGACGGGTGTGCGGCCCACAATCTAGCGCTGCGAGGCGGATGCGAAAGAACACGCTTCCCAAGCGGGAACGCGGGGCCAGCCTGCTCAAGCGTTGGCGCAAACACTTCGATGCTTTTAGCTTTCGGGCATGGCTACCATCACCATCTCCGATCTGCAGCACCTGAGCGTTCCGGAGCGCCTCCGCCTGGTGGAGGAACTCTGGAACAGCATTGCCGCCGAAGCGCATGCGAGCCCGGAGCGGCTGCCGCTCGGCGATCCGCTTCGGATGGAGCTTCGGCGCCGTTCCGAGGAGTTCCGGAGGAACCCGCACGACGTGATCCCGGCCGATCAGGCCCTCGATGACATCGAGCGGTCGCTCGGGTGACCCGCGCGCGCTTTCGCGTGGTGATGCGGCCGGTCGCCAGAACGGAGATCGCCGAAGCGGCCGGGTGGTACGAGGAGCAGAAGCGCGGGCTGGGCCGCGAACTGACTCGCGAAATGCGAGCCGCGGTGGCCCGGCTGCAGGACAACCCGTTCCAGTATCAGACGGTCGATGAGGAGATGCGGCGCATGCTGTTGCACGACTTTCCGTACGGCACTTCTTCGAGGTTCACGGATCCAACGTCGTGATCCATGGATGCATTCACCACGCGCGAAACCCGGCGGCCTGCTGCACCGCGTCACGCGGCCCGAACCGCCGGAGTGGTGAGCTCGTAGACACCGATTCCGATGGAAAAGAAAAGACCCCGCGGCCGGTGAAGGCCTCGGGGTCTGTTCTTTTCGACTGACTTCGCGTCCGGAGACGCCGATCAGGCGCGGTCGACCAGCTCGATCAGCGCGCACTCGGCGCCGTCGCCCTGGCGGAAGCCGGTCTTCAGGATGCGGGTGTAGCCGCCCGGCCGCTCGGCCACGCGCGGGCCGATCTGGTCGAACAGCAGCACCAGCACGTCGCGGTCCTGGATCTCGCGCGCGGCGAGCCGCTTGGCGTGAAGGTCGCCCTTCTTGGCCAGTGTGATCAGCTTCTCGGCGTACGGCCGCAGCTCCTTGGCCTTGGCCTCGGTCGTCTCGATGCGGCCGTGGCGGAACAGGCTGGTGGCCATGTTGCGCAGCAGCGCGCTCTTGTGCTCGTGGGTGCGCCCCAGCGCGCGCCCGCGGTTGTTGTGTCTCATCTCACTGCTCCTCGCCGGACAGGTCGCCGGCCGCGATGTCGGTGTTGCCGCCGTCGTTCTCGGGAAGCACCCAGAACAGCGTGCCGTCGTCGGTCTGCTCCAGCTCCTGGCCGAAGCGCAGCCCGTGGCCCGCCAGGAACTCGCTGATCTCCTGCAGGCTCTTCTTGCCGAAGTTGTCGATCGAGAGCATCTGCTGCTCGGTGCGCTGCACCAGGTCGCGCACCGTGTGGATGTTCTCCTTCTGCAGCGAGTTGCGGCTGCGCACCGAGAGCTCGGTCAGGTCCTCGATGGGCCGGTGCAGCAGCTCCTGCAGCCGGGGCGGCACGGGGGCGCGCCCCGCGGGAACCGCCGCGCCGGCGCCGGCGCCCTCGCCCCAGCTGCGGTCCAGCCGCCACTCGGGAGTGCCGCCCGCCAGGAAGGCCAGGTGCTCGATGGCCAGCCGCGCCGCGTACTGCACGGCGTTGCGCACGTCGATCGCCCCGTTGGTCTCCACCTCCAGCACCAGGCGGTCGAAGTCGGTGCGCTGCCCCACGCGCGTGTCCTCGACCACGAAGTTGGCGCGGGTCACCGGGTTGTAGACGGCGTCCACGCGCACCAGGTCGGCGGGCATCCCGCGCGGGATGGGGTGCGCCTCGGCCAGCACGAAGCCGCGGCCCTTGTTCACGTACAGCTCGATCCTGAGGTCACGGTCCTCGGTGAGCGTCAGGATGTGGTGGTCGGGGTTCACCACCTCGACCGCCGGGTGGGCGGTGATGTTGCGGGCCGTCACCGGGCCCGAGGCGCGCGCGCGCAGCTCCAGCACCGCCTCGTCGGCGTCCTCGGTCATCCGCAGCACCAGTGTCTTCAGGTTGCGGATCACCTGGTGCACGTCCTCCACCACCCCCGCGATCGTCTGGTGCTCGTGCAGCACGCCGTCGGTGCGGAACGCCCAGACCGCGGCGCCGCGCAGGCTCGACAGCAGGATGCGCCGCATGGTGTTGCCGAGCGTGTGGCCGAAGCCGCGCTCCAGCGGGCGAAGCACGATCTGCCCCGTGCGCGGCTGCTCGGGCAGGTTCGGCATCTGCAGGCCGGTAATATCGAGTTCCACTCTATCCCTCCGTAGTGAGGAAAGAATGCGGGAAAGGACCCGCGCGGCGGCCGCCCCGGAAAGGACGGCCGCCGCCGGGCCCGCTTCCGGCACCGGTTACTTGCTGTAGAGCTCGACGATGAGCTGCTCCTGCACCGCCAGCGGGATGTCGGCGCGCGTCGGGCGCGTCAGCATCCGGCCGGTGCGGCTCCCCTCGTCCACCGCCAGCCAGGCCACGCTGGTGGGGCGGCTCTTGGCGGCAAGGGCGGCCTCCACCGGGAGGATGTCCTTGCTCTTGGGGGCGATGCGCACCTCGTCGCCCGGGCCCACCTGGGCGCTCGGGATGTCGAGCTTGCGGCCGTTCACCTGCACGTGCCCGTGCTTGATGATCTGGCGCGCCTCCTTGCGGCTGGCGCCAAAGCCCATGCGGTACACGATGTTGTCCAGCCGGCTCTCCAGCGCCACGAGCAGGTTCTCGCCCGTCACGCCGGTCTGGTGCGCGGCCTTCTCGAACAGGTTGCGGAACGGCTTCTCGGCCACGCCGTAGATGCGCTTCACCTTCTGCTTCTCGCGCAGCTGGTGGGCGTACTCGCTCGCCTTCTTGCGGCGGCCGCCGCCACTCTGGCCGTGCTGGCCGGGGGCGTAGGGGCGGCGCTCCACCGGGCACTTCTCGGTGAAGCACTTGATCCCCTTCAGGAACAGCTTCTGCCCCTCGCGGCGGCAGAGCTTGCAGACGGGTCCGGTATAACGGGCCATGTTGAGACCGTTCTCTCCGTGAGATGTGTCGTTTCTCGGCTTCGTCCCCCCGACGGTCGCGAGGGTTTACGCCACTGCAAAAGTCCTAAGTCCCAAGTCCCGGGTGAACCACTCGGGACTCAGGACTTGGGACTCGGGACTTTCCGATCAGACGCGGCGCTTCTTGGGCGGGCGGCAGCCGTTGTGCGGGATCGGCGTGACGTCGCGGATCGAGCGGATGTTCAGCCCCGCGGCGGCCAGCGCCTGGATCGCGCTCTCGCGCCCGCTGCCGGGGCCCTGCACGCGCACGTGCACGCGCTTCATCCCCAGCGACAGCGCCTCGCGCGCGGCCTGCTCGGCCGCCACGGTCGCGGCGAACGGCGTGCTCTTCTTGCTGCCCTTGAAGCCGGCCTTGCCGGCGCTTCCCCACACGACCCCGTTACCACCCATGTCGGAGATGGTCACGATCGTGTTGTTGAAGGTCGCCTTGATGTGCGCGACCCCTTCGCTGTCCACGTGGCGCTTGGTCTTCGGGCGCCCCGCTGCCTTCGGCTTGGCCATCGGGTCCTGCTCCTGTGTGTGGTGCGCGGCCTACCGCGCGTTCGGATCCCGCTTCCCGCGGCGTGCGCGGGCGTGATCATCGGGGCGGGAGCGCCGCCCCGACCAGGGTTGTCCGAGGAAGACGGATCTTCCGCGGACCGTCTTACTTCTTGCCCGGCTTCTTCTTGCCGGCGATGGCGCGGCGCGGGCCCTTCTTGGTGCGGGCGTTGGTGTGCGTCCGCTGGCCGCGAACCGGCAGCCCGCGGCGGTGCCGCAGCCCGCGGTACGAGCCGATGTCCATCAGGCGCTTGATGTTGCGGGCGATCTCGCCGCGCAGCACGCCCTCCACGCGGTAGGTCGCGTCGATGATGCGGCGCAGCTTGTTGATGTCCTCGTCCGAGAGCTTGTTCACGCGCTCGTCCGGGCTCACCCCGGCCTCTTCCAGGATCTTGCGCGCCGTGGGGCGGCCGATCCCGAAGATGTACGTCAGGCCGATCTCGATCCGCTTCTCGCGGGGGAGATCGACGCCGGCAATGCGGGCCATCCTGTTTCTCCTTCAGCCTGGATTGACTAGGGCGCCGATCAACCCTGGCGCTGCTTGTGGCGCGGGTTCTTCTTGCAGATGATGCGGATCACCCCCCTGCGGCGCACCACCTTGCAGTGCTCGCAGATCGGCTTCACGCTCGCGCGGACCTTCATCGTCGCCTCTCTATATCCCCGTGGAAAACGAAGCCTGAAAACTTAACTACATTGCCGCCTTTCGGCAACCCCGGACGGCCTCTGAGGACCATCCCGCCGCTCAGCTCCCGTCCGTCAGGATGCGCGGGCCGTCGGCCGTTACCCCCACCGTGTGCTCGAAGTGGGCCGAGACCTTGCGGTCGGCCGTCACCACGGTCCACCGGTCGGGAAGGGTGCGGACGCCGGCCACGCCCAGGTTGAACATGGGCTCGATGGCCAGCACCATCCCCTCCACCAGCTTCAGCCCGCGCCCGCGCCTGCCGTAGTTGGGCACCTGCGGCTCCTCGTGCGGCTTGCGCCCCACGCCGTGGCCCACCAGCTCGCGCACCACGCCGTAGCCGCGCGCGTCGGCCACCTCCTGGATGGCCGCGCCCACGTCGCCCAGCCGGTGCCCGGGGCGCGTCTCGGCGATGCCGCGGTGGAGCGCCGCGCTGGTTTCCTCCAGCAGCGTGGCCACCTCCAGCGCGACCGGGCCCACCGCGTAGGTGTTGGCCGCGTCGGCGTAGAAGCCGTCCAGCTTCACCCCGCAGTCCACGCTCACGATGTCGCCCTCCTGCAGCTTGCGCCGGCTGGAGGGGATCCCGTGCACCACCTCGTGGTTCACGCTGGTGCAGAGCGTGGCGGGGAAGCCGTACAGCCCCTTGAAGGCCGGCACGGCGCCCTCGTGCGAGCGGATGAAATCCTCGGCGAAGCGGTCGAGCTCGGCCGTGGTGGCGCCCGGCCGCACCCGCTCGGGGATCACCCGGTAGAGCGCCGCCAGGATGCGCCCGGCCCGCGCGATCGCCTCCATCTCCTCGGCCAGGTAGAGCTGGATCACCGCTCGAGCAGCCCCAGGATTTCGCCCTGCACGGCCTCGATCGGCCGCCCGCCGTCCACCGTGTGCACGGGAACGCCGGCCTGCCGGTAGTGCTCCACCAGCGGGGCGGTGCTCCGGCGGTAGACGTCGAGCCGGTTGCGCACCGTC includes:
- the rpsK gene encoding 30S ribosomal protein S11 — its product is MAKPKAAGRPKTKRHVDSEGVAHIKATFNNTIVTISDMGGNGVVWGSAGKAGFKGSKKSTPFAATVAAEQAAREALSLGMKRVHVRVQGPGSGRESAIQALAAAGLNIRSIRDVTPIPHNGCRPPKKRRV
- a CDS encoding addiction module protein, which encodes MATITISDLQHLSVPERLRLVEELWNSIAAEAHASPERLPLGDPLRMELRRRSEEFRRNPHDVIPADQALDDIERSLG
- the map gene encoding type I methionyl aminopeptidase: MIQLYLAEEMEAIARAGRILAALYRVIPERVRPGATTAELDRFAEDFIRSHEGAVPAFKGLYGFPATLCTSVNHEVVHGIPSSRRKLQEGDIVSVDCGVKLDGFYADAANTYAVGPVALEVATLLEETSAALHRGIAETRPGHRLGDVGAAIQEVADARGYGVVRELVGHGVGRKPHEEPQVPNYGRRGRGLKLVEGMVLAIEPMFNLGVAGVRTLPDRWTVVTADRKVSAHFEHTVGVTADGPRILTDGS
- a CDS encoding DNA-directed RNA polymerase subunit alpha; this encodes MELDITGLQMPNLPEQPRTGQIVLRPLERGFGHTLGNTMRRILLSSLRGAAVWAFRTDGVLHEHQTIAGVVEDVHQVIRNLKTLVLRMTEDADEAVLELRARASGPVTARNITAHPAVEVVNPDHHILTLTEDRDLRIELYVNKGRGFVLAEAHPIPRGMPADLVRVDAVYNPVTRANFVVEDTRVGQRTDFDRLVLEVETNGAIDVRNAVQYAARLAIEHLAFLAGGTPEWRLDRSWGEGAGAGAAVPAGRAPVPPRLQELLHRPIEDLTELSVRSRNSLQKENIHTVRDLVQRTEQQMLSIDNFGKKSLQEISEFLAGHGLRFGQELEQTDDGTLFWVLPENDGGNTDIAAGDLSGEEQ
- the rpsM gene encoding 30S ribosomal protein S13 — translated: MARIAGVDLPREKRIEIGLTYIFGIGRPTARKILEEAGVSPDERVNKLSDEDINKLRRIIDATYRVEGVLRGEIARNIKRLMDIGSYRGLRHRRGLPVRGQRTHTNARTKKGPRRAIAGKKKPGKK
- the rpsD gene encoding 30S ribosomal protein S4 encodes the protein MARYTGPVCKLCRREGQKLFLKGIKCFTEKCPVERRPYAPGQHGQSGGGRRKKASEYAHQLREKQKVKRIYGVAEKPFRNLFEKAAHQTGVTGENLLVALESRLDNIVYRMGFGASRKEARQIIKHGHVQVNGRKLDIPSAQVGPGDEVRIAPKSKDILPVEAALAAKSRPTSVAWLAVDEGSRTGRMLTRPTRADIPLAVQEQLIVELYSK
- the rpmJ gene encoding 50S ribosomal protein L36 codes for the protein MKVRASVKPICEHCKVVRRRGVIRIICKKNPRHKQRQG